A genomic window from Blastococcus saxobsidens DD2 includes:
- the thrC gene encoding threonine synthase, whose protein sequence is MTVSSVVSPGWPGLIEAYRSRLPVTDTTPVVTLQEGATPLVPARELSERTGCEVYLKVEGANPTGSFKDRGMTMAISKAVEEGARAVICASTGNTSASAAAYAARAGITCAVLVPQGKIAMGKLAQALVHGARLLQVQGNFDDCLALASKLAIDYPVSLVNSVNQYRIEGQKTASFEIVDVLGDAPDIHCLPVGNAGNITAYWQGYREYCADSEAPGPASRAPRMWGFQAAGAAPIVSGQVVENPSTIATAIRIGNPASWTKALAARDESGGRIDAVTDRAILSAYRLLARSEAVFVEPASAASVAGLLQVAAAGELEPGQRIVCTVTGNGLKDPEWAISGAPAPVTIPVDAAAAASQLGL, encoded by the coding sequence ATGACGGTCTCGTCGGTCGTGTCCCCGGGCTGGCCGGGCCTCATCGAGGCCTACCGCTCCCGGCTGCCGGTCACCGACACGACCCCGGTGGTCACCCTCCAGGAGGGGGCGACCCCGCTGGTGCCGGCCCGCGAGCTGTCGGAGCGGACCGGCTGCGAGGTGTACCTCAAGGTCGAGGGCGCCAACCCGACCGGCTCCTTCAAGGACCGCGGCATGACGATGGCCATCAGCAAGGCCGTCGAGGAGGGGGCGCGCGCGGTCATCTGCGCGTCCACCGGGAACACCAGCGCCAGCGCCGCCGCCTACGCCGCGCGCGCCGGCATCACCTGCGCCGTCCTCGTGCCGCAGGGCAAGATCGCGATGGGCAAGCTGGCGCAGGCACTCGTGCACGGCGCGCGGCTGCTGCAGGTCCAGGGCAACTTCGACGACTGCCTGGCACTGGCCAGCAAGCTGGCCATCGACTACCCGGTCAGCCTGGTCAACAGCGTCAACCAGTACCGCATCGAGGGGCAGAAGACGGCGTCCTTCGAGATCGTCGACGTGCTCGGGGACGCGCCCGACATCCACTGCCTGCCGGTCGGCAACGCCGGCAACATCACCGCCTACTGGCAGGGCTACCGGGAGTACTGCGCCGACTCCGAGGCCCCCGGCCCCGCCTCCCGCGCGCCCCGGATGTGGGGTTTCCAGGCCGCCGGCGCGGCTCCGATCGTCAGCGGGCAGGTGGTGGAGAACCCGAGCACCATCGCCACCGCGATCCGGATCGGCAACCCCGCGTCCTGGACCAAGGCGCTGGCCGCCCGCGACGAGTCCGGCGGCCGCATCGACGCCGTCACCGACCGCGCCATCCTGTCCGCCTACCGGCTGCTGGCCCGCAGCGAGGCGGTCTTCGTCGAGCCCGCGTCCGCGGCGTCGGTCGCCGGTCTGCTGCAGGTGGCCGCTGCCGGTGAGCTCGAGCCCGGCCAGCGGATCGTCTGCACCGTCACCGGCAACGGGCTCAAGGACCCGGAGTGGGCCATCTCCGGGGCCCCGGCGCCGGTCACCATCCCGGTGGACGCCGCCGCCGCCGCATCCCAGCTCGGCCTGTGA
- the rho gene encoding transcription termination factor Rho, translated as MLLPELQRLAGELGIAGTGRMRKSDLVAAISARQVGGDPEAGAPAPPSETAATESPAAGAADTARGVAASSAPLEAPISGGANGGPLTGESTAAPARTRRGARRPAGSPDSTTDTPATEAASVDSSAPAPAPADAAAPATTEPREDEARADEQRDGDRPQRNRDRNRNRGERDGNRDGGRENNDRGERDSRDGGNRDRTERGDRTERGNRDADDRNERGNRDGNRGPDRDRNDRGGRPDNRNDNRNDGGRGPASTDEDDDDFEGGRGRRGRRYRDRNKRGNSRDRFDQGEPTVSEDDVLLPVAGILDVLDNYAFVRTSGYLTGPNDVYVSLSQVRRYGLRRGDAITGAVRQPREGERKDKYNALVRLDTVNGLDPEQARNRPEFTKLTPLYPQDRLRLETEPHLLTTRVIDLVMPIGKGQRALIVSPPKAGKTMVLQSLANAITTNNPECHLMVVLVDERPEEVTDMQRSVKGEVIASTFDRPPSDHTTVAELSIERAKRLVEMGHDVVVLLDSITRLGRAYNLAAPASGRILSGGVDSTALYPPKRFLGAARNIENGGSLTIIASALVETGSTMDTVIFEEFKGTGNAEIKLDRRLADKRVFPAVDVNASGTRKEEILMSPDELAIVIKLRRVLSALEPQQALELLLDKLKKTRNNVEFLMQIQKTTLGPGGD; from the coding sequence ATGCTCCTGCCCGAACTTCAGCGCCTGGCCGGGGAGCTCGGCATCGCCGGCACCGGCCGGATGCGCAAGAGCGACCTGGTCGCCGCCATCTCCGCCCGCCAGGTGGGCGGGGACCCCGAGGCCGGCGCCCCGGCTCCGCCCAGCGAGACGGCCGCCACCGAGAGCCCCGCCGCCGGTGCCGCCGACACCGCCCGCGGTGTCGCCGCCTCGTCCGCACCCCTCGAGGCGCCGATCAGCGGCGGCGCCAACGGTGGCCCGCTGACCGGCGAGAGCACCGCCGCACCGGCCCGCACCCGTCGCGGCGCGCGTCGTCCGGCGGGCTCGCCCGACAGCACCACCGATACGCCCGCGACCGAGGCTGCCTCGGTCGACTCGTCCGCCCCCGCCCCCGCCCCCGCCGACGCCGCGGCCCCGGCCACCACCGAGCCCCGCGAGGACGAGGCGCGTGCGGACGAGCAGCGCGACGGTGACCGGCCGCAGCGCAACCGCGACCGCAACCGGAACCGCGGTGAGCGGGACGGCAACCGCGACGGCGGCCGGGAGAACAACGACCGCGGCGAGCGCGACAGCCGGGACGGTGGCAACCGTGACCGCACCGAGCGCGGGGACCGCACCGAGCGCGGCAACCGCGACGCGGACGACCGGAACGAGCGCGGCAACCGCGACGGCAACCGTGGCCCCGACCGCGACCGCAACGACCGGGGCGGGCGTCCGGACAACCGCAACGACAACCGCAACGACGGTGGCCGCGGTCCGGCATCCACCGACGAGGACGACGACGACTTCGAGGGCGGCCGCGGCCGTCGCGGGCGCCGGTACCGCGACCGCAACAAGCGCGGCAACAGCCGGGACCGCTTCGACCAGGGGGAGCCGACCGTCAGCGAGGACGACGTCCTGCTGCCCGTCGCCGGCATCCTCGACGTCCTGGACAACTACGCGTTCGTCCGCACGTCCGGGTACCTGACCGGCCCGAACGACGTCTACGTCTCCCTGTCGCAGGTGCGCAGGTACGGCCTGCGCCGCGGTGACGCGATCACCGGCGCCGTCCGGCAGCCGCGCGAGGGCGAGCGCAAGGACAAGTACAACGCGCTGGTCCGGCTCGACACGGTCAACGGCCTGGACCCCGAGCAGGCCCGCAACCGCCCCGAGTTCACCAAGCTGACCCCGCTCTACCCGCAGGACCGCCTGCGGCTGGAGACCGAGCCGCACCTGCTCACCACCCGGGTCATCGACCTGGTCATGCCGATCGGCAAGGGGCAGCGCGCACTGATCGTGTCGCCCCCCAAGGCCGGCAAGACGATGGTGCTGCAGTCGCTGGCCAACGCGATCACCACGAACAACCCCGAGTGCCACCTCATGGTCGTGCTCGTCGACGAGCGGCCCGAAGAGGTCACCGACATGCAGCGCTCGGTGAAGGGCGAGGTCATCGCCTCGACCTTCGACCGGCCGCCGTCGGACCACACCACGGTCGCCGAGCTCTCCATCGAGCGGGCCAAGCGCCTGGTCGAGATGGGCCACGACGTCGTCGTCCTGCTGGACTCGATCACCCGCCTGGGCCGCGCCTACAACCTGGCGGCCCCCGCCAGCGGGCGGATCCTCTCCGGCGGTGTCGACTCCACGGCGCTCTACCCGCCCAAGCGCTTCCTCGGCGCCGCCCGGAACATCGAGAACGGCGGCTCGCTCACGATCATCGCCTCGGCGCTGGTCGAGACCGGCTCCACGATGGACACGGTCATCTTCGAGGAGTTCAAGGGCACCGGTAACGCGGAGATCAAGCTCGACCGCCGGCTGGCGGACAAGCGGGTCTTCCCGGCCGTCGACGTCAACGCGTCGGGCACGCGCAAGGAGGAGATCCTCATGTCGCCCGACGAGCTGGCCATCGTCATCAAGCTGCGCCGGGTGCTCTCCGCACTGGAGCCCCAGCAGGCGCTGGAACTGCTGCTCGACAAGCTGAAGAAGACCCGCAACAACGTCGAGTTCCTCATGCAGATCCAGAAGACCACCCTGGGCCCCGGCGGCGACTGA
- the lysA gene encoding diaminopimelate decarboxylase, whose translation MRAHPAGPLHGNLQQPTAAGAPPSDLGVLDPHVWPRSAERIDGELHLGGRAVTDLARAHGTPLFVLDEADFRGRSAEFATAFAGADVHYASKAFLCGQVARWVADDGLHLDACSGNELALALAAGFPAGRIALHGNNKSLVELQLAVDSGIGHVVLDSFDEIDRLVPMAEKRVADGGSPVPVLIRATVGIEAHTHEFIATAHEDQKFGFSLATGDALTAAVRVIREPALRLTGLHSHIGSQIFDTAGFEAAAHRVVGLLGQVHQATGQVLPELNLGGGFGIAYLAEDDPVSPADVATRLRAVVAAECAQLGLPMPRLAVEPGRAIAGPGTVTLYEIGTIKPVRLGASGAPGTPLVRNYVSVDGGMSDNIRTALYDASYTCVLANRVSEAPPALCRVVGKHCESGDILVRDLWLPADVQPGDLLAVAATGAYCWSMASNYNYLLKPPVVAVRDGHATEILRRQTLSDVFALDAVLADRPDPSPAIDQPAPEHPAGATS comes from the coding sequence ATGCGCGCGCACCCGGCTGGTCCGCTCCACGGCAACCTTCAGCAGCCGACCGCCGCGGGGGCGCCGCCGAGCGACCTCGGCGTCCTGGATCCGCATGTCTGGCCACGGTCGGCGGAGCGGATCGACGGCGAGCTGCACCTGGGTGGCCGGGCGGTCACCGACCTCGCCCGCGCGCACGGCACCCCGCTGTTCGTGCTGGACGAGGCGGACTTCCGCGGCCGCTCCGCCGAGTTCGCGACCGCGTTCGCCGGCGCCGACGTGCACTACGCGTCGAAGGCCTTCCTCTGCGGTCAGGTGGCCCGCTGGGTCGCCGACGACGGCCTGCACCTGGACGCGTGCAGCGGCAACGAGCTGGCGCTGGCGCTGGCCGCCGGTTTCCCCGCCGGGCGGATCGCCCTGCACGGCAACAACAAGTCGCTGGTCGAGCTGCAGCTGGCCGTCGACTCGGGGATCGGGCACGTCGTCCTCGACTCCTTCGACGAGATCGACCGGCTGGTCCCGATGGCCGAGAAGCGGGTCGCCGACGGCGGGTCGCCGGTGCCGGTGCTCATCCGCGCGACCGTCGGCATCGAGGCGCACACCCACGAGTTCATCGCCACCGCGCACGAGGACCAGAAGTTCGGCTTCTCGCTGGCCACCGGCGACGCGCTCACCGCCGCGGTGCGGGTCATCCGCGAACCCGCGCTGCGGCTGACCGGGCTGCACAGCCACATCGGCTCGCAGATCTTCGACACCGCGGGCTTCGAGGCCGCGGCGCACCGGGTGGTCGGGCTCCTCGGGCAGGTGCACCAGGCCACCGGCCAGGTCCTGCCCGAGCTCAACCTCGGCGGCGGGTTCGGCATCGCCTACCTGGCCGAGGACGACCCGGTGAGCCCGGCCGACGTCGCGACGCGGCTGCGGGCCGTCGTCGCCGCCGAGTGCGCCCAGCTGGGCCTGCCGATGCCGCGGCTCGCGGTCGAGCCCGGCCGCGCCATCGCCGGGCCGGGCACGGTCACGCTGTACGAGATCGGCACCATCAAGCCGGTCCGCCTGGGCGCCTCCGGGGCGCCGGGCACCCCGCTGGTGCGCAACTACGTCTCCGTCGACGGCGGGATGAGCGACAACATCCGCACCGCGCTCTACGACGCCTCCTACACCTGCGTGCTGGCCAACCGGGTCTCCGAGGCCCCGCCGGCGCTGTGCCGGGTGGTGGGCAAGCACTGCGAGAGCGGCGACATCCTGGTCCGGGACCTGTGGCTGCCCGCCGATGTGCAGCCGGGTGACCTGCTCGCCGTCGCCGCCACCGGCGCGTACTGCTGGTCGATGGCGAGCAACTACAACTACCTGCTCAAGCCTCCGGTGGTCGCCGTCCGGGACGGACACGCCACGGAGATCCTGCGACGTCAGACACTGTCCGACGTGTTCGCCCTCGACGCGGTCCTCGCCGACCGCCCCGACCCCTCGCCGGCGATCGACCAGCCGGCGCCCGAACACCCCGCGGGAGCGACCTCGTGA
- the rpmE gene encoding 50S ribosomal protein L31 codes for MKPDIHPTYHETTVTCGCGNTFTTRSTAPSGQLTVEVCSACHPFYTGKQKILDTGGRVARFEKRFGKRNAGAAADAQ; via the coding sequence ATGAAGCCCGACATCCACCCCACGTACCACGAGACCACCGTGACCTGTGGTTGCGGGAACACCTTCACCACCCGGAGCACGGCGCCCAGCGGTCAGCTGACCGTCGAGGTCTGCTCGGCGTGCCACCCCTTCTACACCGGCAAGCAGAAGATCCTCGACACCGGTGGCCGGGTGGCCCGCTTCGAGAAGCGCTTCGGCAAGCGCAACGCCGGCGCGGCGGCCGACGCCCAGTAG
- the prfA gene encoding peptide chain release factor 1 has protein sequence MSSTETSAPDRLAGLLAEHARLERELADPAVHADQPRARRMGRRYAQLAPLVETARGLDQARDDLGAARELAAEDASFAAEATALEQQVAELTDRLREQLLPKDPDDDKDVILEIKAGEGGAESALFAGDLLRMYLRYAERRGWATEVLDAVDAELGGYKDVAVAIKSRTDEGIWARLKFEGGVHRVQRVPATESQGRIHTSAAGVLVLPEAEEVDVSVDPNDLRIDVFRSSGPGGQSVNTTDSAVRITHLPSGIVVSSQNEKSQLQNRESALRVLRARLLAAAREEAAATASDQRRSQVRTVDRSERVRTYNFPENRISDHRVGYKSHNLDQVLDGDLDGVIDALVGAHTAELLAAGS, from the coding sequence ATGAGCAGCACCGAGACGTCGGCACCCGACCGGCTGGCCGGGCTGCTCGCCGAGCACGCGCGCCTGGAGCGGGAGCTCGCCGACCCGGCGGTGCACGCCGACCAGCCGCGCGCCCGCCGGATGGGACGCCGCTACGCCCAGCTGGCGCCGCTGGTGGAGACCGCCCGTGGCCTGGACCAGGCCCGCGACGACCTCGGTGCGGCCCGTGAGTTGGCCGCGGAGGATGCGTCCTTCGCCGCGGAGGCGACCGCGCTCGAGCAGCAGGTCGCCGAGCTCACCGATCGCCTCCGCGAGCAGCTGCTGCCCAAGGACCCCGACGACGACAAGGACGTCATCCTCGAGATCAAGGCCGGCGAGGGCGGTGCGGAGTCCGCGCTCTTCGCCGGCGATCTGCTGCGCATGTACCTGCGCTACGCCGAGCGGCGCGGCTGGGCCACCGAGGTGCTGGACGCCGTCGATGCCGAGCTCGGTGGCTACAAGGACGTCGCTGTCGCCATCAAGTCGCGAACTGACGAAGGCATCTGGGCCCGGCTGAAGTTCGAGGGCGGCGTGCACCGCGTCCAGCGGGTACCGGCCACCGAGAGCCAGGGCCGCATCCACACCTCGGCGGCCGGGGTCCTGGTGCTGCCCGAGGCCGAGGAGGTCGACGTGAGCGTCGACCCGAACGACCTGCGGATCGACGTCTTCCGCTCGTCGGGCCCCGGCGGGCAGAGCGTGAACACCACCGACTCCGCCGTCCGCATCACCCACCTGCCCAGCGGCATCGTGGTCAGCTCGCAGAACGAGAAGAGCCAGCTGCAGAACCGCGAGTCGGCGCTGCGCGTGCTGCGCGCCCGGCTGCTGGCCGCCGCCCGTGAGGAGGCCGCCGCGACGGCGAGCGACCAGCGCCGCAGCCAGGTCCGCACCGTCGACCGCAGCGAGCGGGTGCGCACCTACAACTTCCCGGAGAACCGGATCTCCGACCACCGCGTCGGCTACAAGTCGCACAACCTCGACCAGGTGCTCGACGGCGACCTCGACGGCGTCATCGACGCCCTGGTCGGCGCGCACACGGCCGAGCTCCTGGCGGCCGGCTCCTAG
- the argS gene encoding arginine--tRNA ligase, with the protein MTPEQLQDAVRTAVAAVVERGALPVDVPADVVVERPKNPEHGDYATNLAMRLAKPAGRPPREVAELLAAELHGHAGIARVDIAGPGFLNITLAQGALGKIAVDAVTAGQAYGRTATLAGQKLNLEFVSANPTGPVHIGGTRWAAVGDAIARLLQASGADVTREYYLNDAGAQIDRFARSLQAAANGREVPEDGYAGSYIGDIAAQVVAAEPGLLDRPGDEQLPVFRARGVELMVSEIRSTMEGFGVHFDVWFSETSLHEAGALEKAVARLREHGHVYESEGAVWLRTTTFGDDKDRVLVKADGEPTYFAADCAYYLDKRGRGFDKVVIMLGADHSGYVGRYKALVAAAGDDPATHLEILLGQLVNLLRDGEPVRMSKRAGTVVNLEDLVDAIGGDAARYALARASVDQQIDIDIDLWTRKTNDNPVFYVQYAHARISSVLRNAADLGLALGEAGDVDAGQLTHERENDLLRAIGEFPRVLTTAAELRAPHRVARYLEELAGTYHRFYDSCRVLPRGDEEATPLTTARLWLCAATAGVLRNGLAVLGVSAPERM; encoded by the coding sequence GTGACACCGGAGCAGCTGCAGGACGCCGTTCGTACCGCCGTGGCCGCGGTCGTCGAGCGAGGCGCGCTGCCCGTGGACGTGCCCGCCGACGTCGTGGTGGAGCGTCCGAAGAATCCCGAGCACGGCGACTACGCCACCAACCTGGCCATGCGGCTGGCCAAGCCGGCCGGGCGGCCGCCGCGCGAGGTGGCCGAGCTGCTGGCCGCGGAGCTGCACGGCCACGCGGGCATCGCCCGGGTGGACATCGCCGGGCCGGGCTTCCTCAACATCACCCTCGCGCAGGGCGCGCTGGGGAAGATCGCCGTCGACGCGGTCACCGCGGGGCAGGCCTACGGCCGTACCGCGACGCTGGCAGGTCAGAAGCTGAACCTGGAGTTCGTCTCGGCCAACCCGACCGGCCCCGTGCACATCGGTGGCACGCGGTGGGCGGCCGTCGGGGACGCCATCGCCCGCCTGCTCCAGGCCAGCGGCGCCGACGTCACCCGGGAGTACTACCTGAACGACGCCGGGGCCCAGATCGACCGGTTCGCCCGGAGCCTGCAGGCCGCGGCCAACGGCCGGGAGGTGCCCGAGGACGGCTACGCGGGCAGCTACATCGGCGACATCGCCGCGCAGGTCGTCGCGGCCGAGCCCGGGCTGCTCGACCGGCCCGGGGACGAGCAGCTGCCGGTGTTCCGGGCCCGCGGCGTGGAGCTCATGGTCAGCGAGATCCGCAGCACCATGGAGGGCTTCGGCGTCCACTTCGACGTCTGGTTCTCCGAGACCTCGCTGCACGAGGCCGGCGCCCTGGAGAAGGCCGTGGCGCGGCTCCGCGAGCACGGCCACGTCTACGAGTCCGAGGGCGCGGTGTGGCTGCGGACGACCACCTTCGGCGACGACAAGGACCGCGTCCTGGTCAAGGCCGACGGCGAGCCGACCTACTTCGCCGCCGACTGCGCCTACTACCTGGACAAGCGCGGGCGCGGGTTCGACAAGGTCGTGATCATGCTCGGTGCCGACCACTCGGGGTACGTCGGGCGCTACAAGGCGCTGGTGGCCGCGGCCGGCGACGACCCCGCGACGCACCTGGAGATCCTCCTCGGCCAGCTGGTGAATCTGCTGCGCGACGGGGAGCCGGTCCGGATGAGCAAGCGGGCCGGCACGGTGGTCAACCTGGAGGACCTGGTCGACGCGATCGGTGGTGATGCCGCCCGCTACGCGCTGGCGCGGGCGTCGGTCGACCAGCAGATCGACATCGACATCGACCTGTGGACCCGCAAGACCAACGACAACCCGGTCTTCTACGTCCAGTACGCGCACGCCCGGATCTCCTCGGTGCTGCGCAACGCCGCCGACCTCGGCCTGGCGCTCGGCGAGGCAGGCGACGTCGACGCCGGGCAGCTCACCCATGAACGGGAGAACGACCTGCTGCGGGCGATCGGCGAGTTCCCGCGCGTGCTGACCACGGCCGCGGAGCTGCGGGCACCCCACCGGGTGGCCCGGTACCTCGAGGAGCTGGCCGGCACCTACCACCGGTTCTACGACTCCTGCCGGGTGCTGCCGCGCGGCGACGAGGAGGCGACTCCGCTCACCACCGCCCGGCTGTGGCTGTGCGCCGCCACCGCGGGGGTCCTGCGCAACGGCCTGGCCGTGCTCGGTGTCTCCGCGCCGGAGCGGATGTGA
- a CDS encoding DUF3105 domain-containing protein gives MAKDRTPDKSRATGGGASRAGGRGTGGRTRPPTQVVAQQRPWGLIAGALAVVVFAAAVIVYAVVEVREADALRVDSIDEIAGAATFDYEAGQHVQTPVDYEQSPPVGGPHDPYWADCTGSVYDVDIRHENAVHSLEHGAVWITYNPDEVSDADVATLAGLVDGVSGRMLSPYEGQESPISVQSWGDQITADSAEDERIKQFADLMTYKAGDFPEPGATCENPAFLADPLVEEDGAADADAGEVPAP, from the coding sequence TTGGCCAAGGACCGCACGCCCGACAAGAGCCGAGCGACCGGCGGTGGGGCCTCCCGCGCCGGCGGGCGCGGCACGGGCGGCCGGACCAGGCCCCCGACGCAGGTCGTGGCCCAGCAGCGCCCGTGGGGGCTGATCGCCGGCGCCCTGGCCGTCGTGGTGTTCGCCGCGGCCGTCATCGTCTACGCCGTGGTGGAGGTGCGCGAGGCCGATGCGCTCAGGGTCGACTCGATCGACGAGATCGCCGGCGCCGCGACGTTCGACTACGAGGCCGGTCAGCACGTCCAGACGCCGGTCGACTACGAGCAGTCCCCGCCGGTCGGTGGCCCGCACGACCCGTACTGGGCCGACTGCACCGGCAGCGTCTACGACGTGGACATCCGGCACGAGAACGCGGTGCACAGCCTCGAGCACGGTGCCGTGTGGATCACCTACAACCCGGACGAGGTCTCCGACGCCGACGTCGCAACGCTGGCCGGGCTGGTGGACGGCGTCTCCGGCCGCATGCTGTCGCCCTACGAGGGGCAAGAGTCCCCGATCAGCGTCCAGTCGTGGGGCGACCAGATCACCGCGGACAGCGCCGAGGACGAGCGGATCAAGCAGTTCGCCGACCTGATGACCTACAAGGCCGGGGACTTCCCCGAGCCGGGCGCCACGTGCGAGAACCCGGCTTTCCTCGCCGACCCCCTCGTCGAGGAGGACGGCGCCGCGGACGCCGACGCCGGCGAGGTCCCGGCGCCCTGA
- the thrB gene encoding homoserine kinase, with translation MSRLDPYRVRVRVPATSANLGPAFDCAGLALAHHDVLHFSVQPSGLAVEVSGVGAGELPTDESHLVVRAFRAACAELGWTPPGLRVVAENAIPQGRGMGSSAAAVVAGIRAAWELCPDVEVTDGNAVLRLATAMEGHPDNVAACLLGGLTLSWTGERGVGADSLTVHQNVLPVVLVPDATLSTEVARGLLPDVVPHADAAFNAGRSALLVHVLTSGDYSFMEATEDRLHQRQRAAAMPDSLALVDRLRAAGHAAVISGAGPSVLVLGRRTVMRPDERPGDSEVRAIAEFAPEGWSVLPLEVDPTGARVDHPFRQVSSR, from the coding sequence GTGAGCCGGCTCGACCCCTACCGGGTCCGCGTGCGGGTGCCGGCCACGAGCGCGAACCTCGGTCCGGCCTTCGACTGCGCCGGGCTGGCCCTGGCGCACCACGACGTCCTGCACTTCTCGGTGCAGCCGAGCGGTCTGGCCGTCGAGGTCAGCGGCGTGGGCGCCGGTGAGCTGCCCACCGACGAGTCGCACCTCGTCGTGCGCGCCTTCCGCGCCGCCTGCGCGGAGCTCGGCTGGACGCCGCCCGGGCTCCGGGTCGTCGCGGAGAACGCCATCCCGCAGGGGAGGGGCATGGGTTCCTCGGCCGCAGCGGTCGTGGCCGGGATCCGTGCGGCGTGGGAGCTGTGCCCCGACGTCGAGGTCACCGACGGCAACGCCGTCCTGCGCCTGGCCACGGCGATGGAGGGGCACCCCGACAACGTCGCCGCTTGCCTGCTGGGCGGGCTGACGCTGTCCTGGACCGGCGAACGGGGCGTCGGCGCGGACAGCCTCACCGTGCACCAGAACGTACTGCCGGTCGTCCTGGTCCCCGACGCGACGCTGTCGACGGAGGTGGCCCGCGGGCTGCTGCCCGACGTCGTCCCGCATGCGGACGCCGCGTTCAACGCCGGGCGGTCCGCGCTGCTGGTGCACGTGCTGACCTCGGGGGACTACTCGTTCATGGAGGCCACCGAGGACCGGCTGCACCAGCGGCAACGGGCCGCGGCCATGCCCGACTCGTTGGCCCTCGTCGACCGGCTGCGGGCGGCCGGGCACGCTGCCGTGATCTCCGGTGCCGGCCCGTCGGTGCTGGTGCTGGGCCGTCGCACCGTCATGCGCCCGGACGAGCGACCCGGCGACAGCGAGGTGCGGGCCATCGCCGAGTTCGCTCCAGAGGGCTGGTCGGTGCTCCCGCTGGAGGTCGATCCGACGGGGGCGCGCGTCGACCACCCGTTCCGCCAGGTATCGTCTCGATAA
- a CDS encoding homoserine dehydrogenase, whose product MTGPLKVALLGCGTVGSAVLRVLQDQAGDLGARIGRPVEVAGVAVRRPAHHPDVPAHLLTTDAHALVTRDDVDLVVEVIGGIEPARSLMLAAFEAGKSVVSANKALLAEDGVALHAAAAKAGVDLYYEAAVAGAIPILRPLRESLVGDQLSRVVGIVNGTTNYILSRMAETGAGFGEALAEATELGYAEADPTADVDGFDAAAKAAILASLAFHTPVSAVDVYREGISTVTATDVARAAEIGCTVKLLAICERVAGEDGDSVAVRVHPAMIPTSHPLASVGGAFNAVFVEAAAAGQLMFYGQGAGGEPTASAVLGDLVAVARSRVTGAPGPGVTGYANLALRPMAETPTRYHVSLDVADKPGVLAAVAQEFARHEVSISTVRQTGRGDAATLVIVTHSAPDAALSATIAALREMPAVRGVTSVLRVEGLS is encoded by the coding sequence GTGACCGGACCCCTCAAGGTCGCCCTCCTCGGCTGCGGCACCGTCGGCAGCGCGGTGCTGCGCGTGCTGCAGGACCAGGCCGGCGATCTCGGCGCCCGCATCGGCCGCCCGGTCGAGGTGGCCGGCGTCGCCGTGCGCCGCCCGGCGCACCACCCCGACGTGCCGGCGCACCTGCTCACCACCGACGCGCACGCCCTGGTCACCCGCGACGACGTCGACCTCGTCGTCGAGGTGATCGGCGGCATCGAGCCGGCGCGCTCGCTGATGCTGGCGGCGTTCGAGGCCGGCAAGTCGGTGGTCAGCGCGAACAAGGCGCTGCTCGCCGAGGACGGTGTCGCGCTGCACGCCGCGGCCGCCAAGGCAGGGGTGGACCTCTACTACGAGGCCGCCGTGGCCGGTGCCATCCCGATCCTCCGGCCGCTTCGCGAGTCGCTGGTGGGGGATCAGCTGTCCCGCGTCGTGGGCATCGTCAACGGGACGACGAACTACATCCTGTCGCGGATGGCCGAGACCGGCGCCGGCTTCGGCGAGGCGCTGGCCGAGGCGACGGAGCTCGGTTACGCCGAGGCCGACCCGACCGCCGACGTCGACGGGTTCGACGCGGCCGCGAAGGCGGCGATCCTCGCGTCGCTGGCGTTCCACACCCCGGTGTCCGCCGTCGACGTGTACCGGGAGGGAATCTCCACGGTCACCGCCACGGACGTCGCCCGGGCGGCCGAGATCGGTTGCACGGTGAAGCTGCTGGCCATCTGCGAGCGGGTCGCTGGTGAGGACGGCGACTCGGTCGCCGTCCGGGTGCACCCGGCGATGATCCCGACGTCGCACCCGCTGGCCTCGGTCGGCGGTGCCTTCAACGCCGTCTTCGTCGAGGCCGCGGCCGCCGGGCAGCTGATGTTCTACGGCCAGGGCGCCGGGGGAGAGCCCACCGCCAGCGCCGTGCTGGGCGACCTGGTCGCCGTCGCCCGCAGCCGGGTGACCGGCGCCCCCGGGCCGGGGGTGACCGGGTACGCGAACCTCGCCCTGCGGCCCATGGCGGAGACGCCGACGCGCTACCACGTGAGCCTCGACGTGGCCGACAAGCCCGGTGTGCTCGCCGCCGTCGCGCAGGAGTTCGCGCGGCACGAGGTGAGCATCTCCACCGTCCGTCAGACCGGCCGCGGCGACGCCGCGACGCTGGTCATCGTGACCCACAGCGCCCCGGACGCGGCGCTGTCGGCCACCATTGCCGCGCTGCGGGAGATGCCCGCGGTCCGGGGGGTCACCAGCGTGCTGCGCGTGGAGGGATTGTCATGA